The DNA window ACAAGGCAGGGCCTAAGCTCTCCGTCCCGCCCCCCTTGAACCTCCCTTCGCTTCGCAAGGAGCACGAGCGGTTCGATTCGCTGGGATCCGGCGTTGGTCCAGCCGGTGCTTCTGGTTCGGGAACCGGGTCCAGACCTGCCTCCTCCGGTTTGGGATGGACCAAACCTGCTCCAATCACCGCCGGGGAGAAAGAAGCGCCTGTGGAGCACGCGCTGGATGGATTCGACCAGGGATTGAGGTCCGGCGAAGGGTTTGGCCGTGGTGGCAGCGTGTATATGCCGCCGGCTGCTCGATCCGGTCCTGTGGGACCCACTGCCGCCCCTGTTTTGCCTCAGCCTACTGTGGAGAAGGCTGCCGTGCTGAGAGGGGAGGATTTTCCTTCATTGCGTGCTGCCACCTTGGTTTCATCCACTTCTGGGCCGGCACAGAAGAGCAAGGAGAAGGAGAATTCGATTCAGAAGCTGAAGAATTCAGGTGATGAAAGTAATGTATCTGGTGATCAGAGGAAGGACGAGTCAGTTGTTGAGCTTCATCAGCAGCAGCGTCACTCTCAGTTCAGTATTGCGCGAGGTGGTGGAATTGGAATTGGGGGTGAGTTTGGTGAGAGTGGAAATGGAACTCGAGGTGGTTTTGGTGGTTCTCGAGGCAGTGCAGGGGAACATGGGGGCCGGAAGCAGCAGGATGAGTATTTTCCTGGTCCGTTGCCCCTTGTTCGGTTGAATCCGAGGTCTGATTGGGCTGACGATGAGCGAGACACGAGTCATGGATTCACAGAACGGAGCAGGGGAGAAGGAAGCAGGGATCATGGGCTTTCTTTGAAGAGTGAGGCTTATTGGGATTTTGATATGCCGAGGGTTGGCTTGTTGCCACATAATAATAAACATGGTTTTGACAAGAGGGGACAGCTAAGGGACAATGAAGCTGGAAAGGTTTCCTCCAGTGAAGTTTCTAAGCTGGACCATTATGATAGGaatggtgttggtgttggtgtgaGACCATCATCCAGTGGGAGTAGAAATTTGGGGAAGGATAACAAGTACGGTCCATCCCCTTTCAGAGATAATGTTAATGGTGATTCTGGAAAGAGGGACATGGGGTATGGTCAGGGACAGGGAGGGAAGCCATGGAGTAGTAACATGACTGACTCATATGGTGACCGAAATAATAATGCACAACAGTACAATAGAAATAGAGTTGATTCTGTCCAGAGCTCAGTGTCGAAGTCTTCATTTTCCTTGGGAGGTAAAGGGCTTCCGGTTAATGATCCTCTGCTCAATTTCGGTAGAGAGAAACGTACATTGCAGAAGTCTGAAAAGGCTTTCATGGAGGATCCATTTGGAGCTTCTGGTTTTGATGGTAGGGATATATTCTCGTCTGGTCTTGTTGGggtagtgaagaagaagaaggatatGCTTAAGCAAACTGATTTCCATGATCCTGTCAGGGAATCATTTGAGGCTGAGCTTGAAAGAGTTCAGAGGATGCAAGAACAGGAGCGGCAGCGAGTAATTGAAGAGCAAGAAAGGGCATTAGAATTGGCTCGCAGAGAAGAGGAGGAAAGATTGAGGCAAGCTAGAGAACAGGAGGAGAGGCAGAGGAGATTGGAAGAAGAAGCAAGAGAGGCAGCATGGAGAGCAGAACAAGAAAGGGTTGAAGCTTTGCGGAAGGTAGAAGAGCAGAGGATTGCaagggaagaagagaaacaAAGGATGATTTTAGAAGAAGAGAGGAGGAAACAAGCTGCTAGACAAAAACTTCTAGAATTGGAGCAAAGGATTGCTAGGAGGCAGGCTGAAGCATCAAAAGTTGGTAATAGTTCTCAACTTGTAGATGATAAGATGTCCGGGGTAGTGAACGAAAAAGATGCATCTAGAGCTACGGATGTGGGTGATTGGGAGGATAGTGAACGAATGGTTGACAGGATATTAACTTCGGCATCTTCTGATTCATCAAGTGTGAATAGGCCATTGGAGACGGGCTCTAGACCTAATTTCTCTAGAGATGTTTCTTCTGCTTTTATTGATAGGGGAAAACCAGTTAATTCATGGAAGAGAGATGCATATGATAATTGGGGTAGCTCAGCCTTCTATTCACAGGACCAGGAGAATGGTCACAACAGTCCTCGAAGGGATCCATCAATTGGTGGAAAGGCATTTATGAGGAAAGAATATAATGGTGGTGCCGGATTTATGTCATCAAGGACTTATTACAAAGGTGTTTCGGAGGCTCCTTTAGATGAATATGCTCATTTAAGAGGGCAGAGGTGGCATCAATCTGGAGATGGCGATCATGTAGGCAGAAGTACAGATAATGATTCGGATTTTCATGAAAGCTTTGTTGAAAGATTTGGTGAAGGTTGGACACAGGGCCGTTCTCATCCATTTCCTCCATACACTGAGCGTCCATATCACAATTCAGAACCTGAGGGACCTTTTGCCTTGGGGAGGTCACGTTATTCGGTCAGGCAGCCTCGTGTTCTTCCCCCACCTTCTTTATCTTCTGTGCACAGACCTTACAGGAATGGGAATGAGTTTACTGGTCCTTCTGCTTTCCTGGAAAATGAGATTCGGTATGATCAGGCAGCCAGGACTGAGTCTACGCTGCCAACTGGTTATGACAACGTGAATCGTGGACAAACTGAGGTAGTTGATGCCCTACAAGAGGCTACTGTGAATGAGAACCATAAAGGCGATACCACAACAGGTTGTGATTCTCAGTCTTCGCTCTCTGTTTCAAGCCCCCCAAGTTCTCCTACTCATCTGTCTCATGATGACTTAGATGAATCTGGAGTTTCTCCTGGGATATTGACTGCTGAGGAAAGTAAAAATGTGCTTTCTGCTCCAGAAAATGAATCAAATGAAATACCTACCATAGCTGGAAACGAGAATGTTGCCACTTCTTCTGCTGTCTCaagtggtgatgatgatgaatggaCTAATGAGAATAATGAGCAGTTCCAGGAGCAAGAAGAatatgatgaagatgaagattatcaggaagaagatgaagtgcATGAAGGAGATGATAATGTCGACCTCAATCAGGAATTTGAAGATATGCATTTGCAGGAGAAAGGATTGCCCCACATGATGGATAACCTAGTGTTAGGATTTGATGATGGTGTCCAGGTTGGGATGCCCAATGAGGAGTTTGAAAGGACTTCTAAAAATGAAGAACCCACATTTATGGGTCAACAGGCTGATGGCATTAATCTTGAAGAACGTGCTTCTTTTGATGATGCATCCAATGATGGCAAAGGCCTTCAAACTGTCAATGATTCCTCACAGGTGAATCTTAATAGTTCTTCTAGTTTGTTCCATGAACCAGAGAAGCAAAATCAAGATTTTCTCATTCAGCCTAGCAATGCTCATTCTTCTGTGGCATCTGAGAGTCTAGGCAATGTGGAAGCTTCTAATGGCATGTCTACTCATCACAGTACATCGACTTCAGTTCCTATTGCCCCGCACTACTCGTCTTCAGGCCAGACTATTATTTCCAACGTAGCTGTTACTCCTAATCAAGCAGACGTACCCATTAAACTCCAGTTTGGCCTTTTCTCTGGTCCATCTTTGATACCCTCACCTGTACCTGCCATACAGATTGGTTCTATACAGATGCCGCTACACCTTCATCCACAGGTTGGTACACCCATTTCTCACATGCACCCATCACAGCCTCCTTTATTTCAATTTGGGCAGCTGAGGTATACATCTCCTATATCACAGGGGTTAATGCCTCTGGGTCATCAGTCAATGTCGTTTGTTCAGCCTAATATTCCATCCGGTTTCTCTTTTAATCATAATCCGGGAGGTCGAATGCAAGTTCAAACTGGTTCAGAAGCATCCGATTCTTTTATTAAAGATGGGATCAGGCAGCATTCTGTTGGCAGCCAACCAGGTAATGCTAGGAGCTTACCACAAGGTTCCCAACCAAGTGAGAATGCAGAAAATATGGCTGGAATAAAGCAGGCTCAGATTGGCACTCCCCATGATGGTACTGATAGTGCTAGAACTGCTGCAGGTTTTCAGTTGGACAAGCAGGTGAGCCAAAATGTTGTTAGAAAGAGCAGCAGTGCTTCATCAAGTGCTAAAGAGTCAGAAGGTCTGCCTCTCTCCAGAGATGCATCATTCCATTCTCTTTCTAAAGAGAGGGATTTTGTGGAGTCAAAAGCACATTATCCTCCATCTGGTGGTAGGGGAAAGAGATATGTCTTTACAGTAAAAACTTCGGGATCTAGATCATCAGGTCCAGCTCCAAGGGCCAGTCGCCCGGACGCCGGAGGATATATGAGGAGGCCCCGGCGTAATATACAACGAAC is part of the Arachis duranensis cultivar V14167 chromosome 1, aradu.V14167.gnm2.J7QH, whole genome shotgun sequence genome and encodes:
- the LOC107479395 gene encoding uncharacterized protein LOC107479395 isoform X2; the encoded protein is MANSGTKFVSVNLNKSYGQQSHHLHNNHSASFGSGRTNRPSSGHGGAGGGGGMVVLSRPRSSHKAGPKLSVPPPLNLPSLRKEHERFDSLGSGVGPAGASGSGTGSRPASSGLGWTKPAPITAGEKEAPVEHALDGFDQGLRSGEGFGRGGSVYMPPAARSGPVGPTAAPVLPQPTVEKAAVLRGEDFPSLRAATLVSSTSGPAQKSKEKENSIQKLKNSGDESNVSGDQRKDESVVELHQQQRHSQFSIARGGGIGIGGEFGESGNGTRGGFGGSRGSAGEHGGRKQQDEYFPGPLPLVRLNPRSDWADDERDTSHGFTERSRGEGSRDHGLSLKSEAYWDFDMPRVGLLPHNNKHGFDKRGQLRDNEAGKVSSSEVSKLDHYDRNGVGVGVRPSSSGSRNLGKDNKYGPSPFRDNVNGDSGKRDMGYGQGQGGKPWSSNMTDSYGDRNNNAQQYNRNRVDSVQSSVSKSSFSLGGKGLPVNDPLLNFGREKRTLQKSEKAFMEDPFGASGFDGRDIFSSGLVGVVKKKKDMLKQTDFHDPVRESFEAELERVQRMQEQERQRVIEEQERALELARREEEERLRQAREQEERQRRLEEEAREAAWRAEQERVEALRKVEEQRIAREEEKQRMILEEERRKQAARQKLLELEQRIARRQAEASKVGNSSQLVDDKMSGVVNEKDASRATDVGDWEDSERMVDRILTSASSDSSSVNRPLETGSRPNFSRDVSSAFIDRGKPVNSWKRDAYDNWGSSAFYSQDQENGHNSPRRDPSIGGKAFMRKEYNGGAGFMSSRTYYKGVSEAPLDEYAHLRGQRWHQSGDGDHVGRSTDNDSDFHESFVERFGEGWTQGRSHPFPPYTERPYHNSEPEGPFALGRSRYSVRQPRVLPPPSLSSVHRPYRNGNEFTGPSAFLENEIRYDQAARTESTLPTGYDNVNRGQTEVVDALQEATVNENHKGDTTTGCDSQSSLSVSSPPSSPTHLSHDDLDESGVSPGILTAEESKNVLSAPENESNEIPTIAGNENVATSSAVSSGDDDEWTNENNEQFQEQEEYDEDEDYQEEDEVHEGDDNVDLNQEFEDMHLQEKGLPHMMDNLVLGFDDGVQVGMPNEEFERTSKNEEPTFMGQQADGINLEERASFDDASNDGKGLQTVNDSSQVNLNSSSSLFHEPEKQNQDFLIQPSNAHSSVASESLGNVEASNGMSTHHSTSTSVPIAPHYSSSGQTIISNVAVTPNQADVPIKLQFGLFSGPSLIPSPVPAIQIGSIQMPLHLHPQVGTPISHMHPSQPPLFQFGQLRYTSPISQGLMPLGHQSMSFVQPNIPSGFSFNHNPGGRMQVQTGSEASDSFIKDGIRQHSVGSQPGNARSLPQGSQPSENAENMAGIKQAQIGTPHDGTDSARTAAGFQLDKQVSQNVVRKSSSASSSAKESEGLPLSRDASFHSLSKERDFVESKAHYPPSGGRGKRYVFTVKTSGSRSSGPAPRASRPDAGGYMRRPRRNIQRTEFRVRESADKKQSSSLVLTDQTGLDNKSNINGKGAGISGRAGPRRAFLNKSGKQSVESATENLHGMDSGSRFEKVDGKDSTKAQSFSHSGQSNLKRNLCSEEDVDAPLQSGIIRVFEQPGIEAPSDEDDFIEVRSKRQMLNDRREQREKEIKAKSRVAKVPRKSRSTSQSSMANSSKGPLPVGEVANSIPSDFVPAEGRGMTNIDVSSGFNSSMPSQSLAPIGTPPLKIDAQPDVRSQLNRSLQTSFPVVSGGEKDPGPGVIFESKNKVLDNVQTSLGSWGNAQINQQVMPLTQTQLDEAMKPQQCDSQTPVSNVTAIVNESSLPTSSILTKENAFSSAASPINSLLAGEKIQFGAVTSPTILPPSSRAVSHGIGPPRSSRSDMQISHNLAGSDNDCSLFFDKEKHGDESHGHLEDCEAEAEAAASAVAVAAISSDEIVGNGLGTCSVTVTDGKGFVAADIDRVAAGVGEQQSASQSRSDEPLSVSLPADLSVETPPISLWPPLPSSQNSSGQMISHFPSIPPHFPSGPPSHFPFYEMNPMMGGPVFAFGPHDESASTTQSQTQKTTTSAASRSIGSWQQCHSGVESFYGPPTGFTGPFITPPGGIPGVQGPPHMVVYNHFAPVGQFGQVGLSFMGTTYIPSGKQPDWKHIPTSSAIGPGEGDMNSMNMASSQRNPANMPSPIQHLAPGSPLMPMASPLAMFDVSPFQPSTDMSVQARWPHVPNSPLSSIPLSMPMQQQEGVQTTQFNHGPSVDQPLNIQRFTNSRTSTPSEGDRSFPRAADVNQLPDELGLVDASNPTAAKAEQNVVNKTPSLINIADAGEVSAQNGKGTNSNNQGASYAFKSQPSQQNISTLHYDNSSGHGHYQRGSVSQRNSSGGEWSHRRYQGRNQSMGTTDKSFPSSKVKQIYVAKQTIGGASSTS
- the LOC107479395 gene encoding uncharacterized protein LOC107479395 isoform X3, which gives rise to MANSGTKFVSVNLNKSYGQQSHHLHNNHSASFGSGRTNRPSSGHGGAGGGGGMVVLSRPRSSHKAGPKLSVPPPLNLPSLRKEHERFDSLGSGVGPAGASGSGTGSRPASSGLGWTKPAPITAGEKEAPVEHALDGFDQGLRSGEGFGRGGSVYMPPAARSGPVGPTAAPVLPQPTVEKAAVLRGEDFPSLRAATLVSSTSGPAQKSKEKENSIQKLKNSGDESNVSGDQRKDESVVELHQQQRHSQFSIARGGGIGIGGEFGESGNGTRGGFGGSRGSAGEHGGRKQQDEYFPGPLPLVRLNPRSDWADDERDTSHGFTERSRGEGSRDHGLSLKSEAYWDFDMPRVGLLPHNNKHGFDKRGQLRDNEAGKVSSSEVSKLDHYDRNGVGVGVRPSSSGSRNLGKDNKYGPSPFRDNVNGDSGKRDMGYGQGQGGKPWSSNMTDSYGDRNNNAQQYNRNRVDSVQSSVSKSSFSLGGKGLPVNDPLLNFGREKRTLQKSEKAFMEDPFGASGFDGRDIFSSGLVGVVKKKKDMLKQTDFHDPVRESFEAELERVQRMQEQERQRVIEEQERALELARREEEERLRQAREQEERQRRLEEEAREAAWRAEQERVEALRKVEEQRIAREEEKQRMILEEERRKQAARQKLLELEQRIARRQAEASKVGNSSQLVDDKMSGVVNEKDASRATDVGDWEDSERMVDRILTSASSDSSSVNRPLETGSRPNFSRDVSSAFIDRGKPVNSWKRDAYDNWGSSAFYSQDQENGHNSPRRDPSIGGKAFMRKEYNGGAGFMSSRTYYKGVSEAPLDEYAHLRGQRWHQSGDGDHVGRSTDNDSDFHESFVERFGEGWTQGRSHPFPPYTERPYHNSEPEGPFALGRSRYSVRQPRVLPPPSLSSVHRPYRNGNEFTGPSAFLENEIRYDQAARTESTLPTGYDNVNRGQTEVVDALQEATVNENHKGDTTTGCDSQSSLSVSSPPSSPTHLSHDDLDESGVSPGILTAEESKNVLSAPENESNEIPTIAGNENVATSSAVSSGDDDEWTNENNEQFQEQEEYDEDEDYQEEDEVHEGDDNVDLNQEFEDMHLQEKGLPHMMDNLVLGFDDGVQVGMPNEEFERTSKNEEPTFMGQQADGINLEERASFDDASNDGKGLQTVNDSSQVNLNSSSSLFHEPEKQNQDFLIQPSNAHSSVASESLGNVEASNGMSTHHSTSTSVPIAPHYSSSGQTIISNVAVTPNQADVPIKLQFGLFSGPSLIPSPVPAIQIGSIQMPLHLHPQVGTPISHMHPSQPPLFQFGQLRYTSPISQGLMPLGHQSMSFVQPNIPSGFSFNHNPGGRMQVQTGSEASDSFIKDGIRQHSVGSQPGNARSLPQGSQPSENAENMAGIKQAQIGTPHDGTDSARTAAGFQLDKQVSQNVVRKSSSASSSAKESEGLPLSRDASFHSLSKERDFVESKAHYPPSGGRGKRYVFTVKTSGSRSSGPAPRASRPDAGGYMRRPRRNIQRTEFRVRESADKKQSSSLVLTDQTGLDNKSNINGKGAGISGRAGPRRAFLNKSGKQSVESATENLHGMDSGSRFEKVDGKDSTKAQSFSHSGQSNLKRNLCSEEDVDAPLQSGIIRVFEQPGIEAPSDEDDFIEVRSKRQMLNDRREQREKEIKAKSRVAKVPRKSRSTSQSSMANSSKGPLPVGEVANSIPSDFVPAEGRGMTNIDVSSGFNSSMPSQSLAPIGTPPLKIDAQPDVRSQLNRSLQTSFPVVSGGEKDPGPGVIFESKNKVLDNVQTSLGSWGNAQINQQVMPLTQTQLDEAMKPQQCDSQTPVSNVTAIVNESSLPTSSILTKENAFSSAASPINSLLAGEKIQFGAVTSPTILPPSSRAVSHGIGPPRSSRSDMQISHNLAGSDNDCSLFFDKEKHGDESHGHLEDCEAEAEAAASAVAVAAISSDEIVGNGLGTCSVTVTDGKGFVAADIDRVAAGEQQSASQSRSDEPLSVSLPADLSVETPPISLWPPLPSSQNSSGQMISHFPSIPPHFPSGPPSHFPFYEMNPMMGGPVFAFGPHDESASTTQSQTQKTTTSAASRSIGSWQQCHSGVESFYGPPTGFTGPFITPPGGIPGVQGPPHMVVYNHFAPVGQFGQVGLSFMGTTYIPSGKQPDWKHIPTSSAIGPGEGDMNSMNMASSQRNPANMPSPIQHLAPGSPLMPMASPLAMFDVSPFQPSTDMSVQARWPHVPNSPLSSIPLSMPMQQQEGVQTTQFNHGPSVDQPLNIQRFTNSRTSTPSEGDRSFPRAADVNQLPDELGLVDASNPTAAKAEQNVVNKTPSLINIADAGEVSAQNGKGTNSNNQGASYAFKSQPSQQNISTLHYDNSSGHGHYQRGSVSQRNSSGGEWSHRRYQGRNQSMGTTDKSFPSSKVKQIYVAKQTIGGASSTS
- the LOC107479395 gene encoding uncharacterized protein LOC107479395 isoform X1, translating into MANSGTKFVSVNLNKSYGQQSHHLHNNHSASFGSGRTNRPSSGHGGAGGGGGMVVLSRPRSSHKAGPKLSVPPPLNLPSLRKEHERFDSLGSGVGPAGASGSGTGSRPASSGLGWTKPAPITAGEKEAPVEHALDGFDQGLRSGEGFGRGGSVYMPPAARSGPVGPTAAPVLPQPTVEKAAVLRGEDFPSLRAATLVSSTSGPAQKSKEKENSIQKLKNSGDESNVSGDQRKDESVVELHQQQRHSQFSIARGGGIGIGGEFGESGNGTRGGFGGSRGSAGEHGGRKQQDEYFPGPLPLVRLNPRSDWADDERDTSHGFTERSRGEGSRDHGLSLKSEAYWDFDMPRVGLLPHNNKHGFDKRGQLRDNEAGKVSSSEVSKLDHYDRNGVGVGVRPSSSGSRNLGKDNKYGPSPFRDNVNGDSGKRDMGYGQGQGGKPWSSNMTDSYGDRNNNAQQYNRNRVDSVQSSVSKSSFSLGGKGLPVNDPLLNFGREKRTLQKSEKAFMEDPFGASGFDGRDIFSSGLVGVVKKKKDMLKQTDFHDPVRESFEAELERVQRMQEQERQRVIEEQERALELARREEEERLRQAREQEERQRRLEEEAREAAWRAEQERVEALRKVEEQRIAREEEKQRMILEEERRKQAARQKLLELEQRIARRQAEASKVGNSSQLVDDKMSGVVNEKDASRATDVGDWEDSERMVDRILTSASSDSSSVNRPLETGSRPNFSRDVSSAFIDRGKPVNSWKRDAYDNWGSSAFYSQDQENGHNSPRRDPSIGGKAFMRKEYNGGAGFMSSRTYYKGVSEAPLDEYAHLRGQRWHQSGDGDHVGRSTDNDSDFHESFVERFGEGWTQGRSHPFPPYTERPYHNSEPEGPFALGRSRYSVRQPRVLPPPSLSSVHRPYRNGNEFTGPSAFLENEIRYDQAARTESTLPTGYDNVNRGQTEVVDALQEATVNENHKGDTTTGCDSQSSLSVSSPPSSPTHLSHDDLDESGVSPGILTAEESKNVLSAPENESNEIPTIAGNENVATSSAVSSGDDDEWTNENNEQFQEQEEYDEDEDYQEEDEVHEGDDNVDLNQEFEDMHLQEKGLPHMMDNLVLGFDDGVQVGMPNEEFERTSKNEEPTFMGQQADGINLEERASFDDASNDGKGLQTVNDSSQVNLNSSSSLFHEPEKQNQDFLIQPSNAHSSVASESLGNVEASNGMSTHHSTSTSVPIAPHYSSSGQTIISNVAVTPNQADVPIKLQFGLFSGPSLIPSPVPAIQIGSIQMPLHLHPQVGTPISHMHPSQPPLFQFGQLRYTSPISQGLMPLGHQSMSFVQPNIPSGFSFNHNPGGRMQVQTGSEASDSFIKDGIRQHSVGSQPGNARSLPQGSQPSENAENMAGIKQAQIGTPHDGTDSARTAAGFQLDKQVSQNVVRKSSSASSSAKESEGLPLSRDASFHSLSKERDFVESKAHYPPSGGRGKRYVFTVKTSGSRSSGPAPRASRPDAGGYMRRPRRNIQRTEFRVRESADKKQSSSLVLTDQTGLDNKSNINGKGAGISGRAGPRRAFLNKSGKQSVESATENLHGMDSGSRFEKVDGKDSTKAQSFSHSGQSNLKRNLCSEEDVDAPLQSGIIRVFEQPGIEAPSDEDDFIEVRSKRQMLNDRREQREKEIKAKSRVAKVPRKSRSTSQSSMANSSKGPLPVGEVANSIPSDFVPAEGRGMTNIDVSSGFNSSMPSQSLAPIGTPPLKIDAQPDVRSQLNRSLQTSFPVVSGGEKDPGPGVIFESKNKVLDNVQTSLGSWGNAQINQQVMPLTQTQLDEAMKPQQCDSQTPVSNVTAIVNESSLPTSSILTKENAFSSAASPINSLLAGEKIQFGAVTSPTILPPSSRAVSHGIGPPRSSRSDMQISHNLAGSDNDCSLFFDKEKHGDESHGHLEDCEAEAEAAASAVAVAAISSDEIVGNGLGTCSVTVTDGKGFVAADIDRVAAVALAGVGEQQSASQSRSDEPLSVSLPADLSVETPPISLWPPLPSSQNSSGQMISHFPSIPPHFPSGPPSHFPFYEMNPMMGGPVFAFGPHDESASTTQSQTQKTTTSAASRSIGSWQQCHSGVESFYGPPTGFTGPFITPPGGIPGVQGPPHMVVYNHFAPVGQFGQVGLSFMGTTYIPSGKQPDWKHIPTSSAIGPGEGDMNSMNMASSQRNPANMPSPIQHLAPGSPLMPMASPLAMFDVSPFQPSTDMSVQARWPHVPNSPLSSIPLSMPMQQQEGVQTTQFNHGPSVDQPLNIQRFTNSRTSTPSEGDRSFPRAADVNQLPDELGLVDASNPTAAKAEQNVVNKTPSLINIADAGEVSAQNGKGTNSNNQGASYAFKSQPSQQNISTLHYDNSSGHGHYQRGSVSQRNSSGGEWSHRRYQGRNQSMGTTDKSFPSSKVKQIYVAKQTIGGASSTS
- the LOC107479395 gene encoding uncharacterized protein LOC107479395 isoform X4, translating into MANSGTKFVSVNLNKSYGQQSHHLHNNHSASFGSGRTNRPSSGHGGAGGGGGMVVLSRPRSSHKAGPKLSVPPPLNLPSLRKEHERFDSLGSGVGPAGASGSGTGSRPASSGLGWTKPAPITAGEKEAPVEHALDGFDQGLRSGEGFGRGGSVYMPPAARSGPVGPTAAPVLPQPTVEKAAVLRGEDFPSLRAATLVSSTSGPAQKSKEKENSIQKLKNSGDESNVSGDQRKDESVVELHQQQRHSQFSIARGGGIGIGGEFGESGNGTRGGFGGSRGSAGEHGGRKQQDEYFPGPLPLVRLNPRSDWADDERDTSHGFTERSRGEGSRDHGLSLKSEAYWDFDMPRVGLLPHNNKHGFDKRGQLRDNEAGKVSSSEVSKLDHYDRNGVGVGVRPSSSGSRNLGKDNKYGPSPFRDNVNGDSGKRDMGYGQGQGGKPWSSNMTDSYGDRNNNAQQYNRNRVDSVQSSVSKSSFSLGGKGLPVNDPLLNFGREKRTLQKSEKAFMEDPFGASGFDGRDIFSSGLVGVVKKKKDMLKQTDFHDPVRESFEAELERVQRMQEQERQRVIEEQERALELARREEEERLRQAREQEERQRRLEEEAREAAWRAEQERVEALRKVEEQRIAREEEKQRMILEEERRKQAARQKLLELEQRIARRQAEASKVGNSSQLVDDKMSGVVNEKDASRATDVGDWEDSERMVDRILTSASSDSSSVNRPLETGSRPNFSRDVSSAFIDRGKPVNSWKRDAYDNWGSSAFYSQDQENGHNSPRRDPSIGGKAFMRKEYNGGAGFMSSRTYYKGVSEAPLDEYAHLRGQRWHQSGDGDHVGRSTDNDSDFHESFVERFGEGWTQGRSHPFPPYTERPYHNSEPEGPFALGRSRYSVRQPRVLPPPSLSSVHRPYRNGNEFTGPSAFLENEIRYDQAARTESTLPTGYDNVNRGQTEVVDALQEATVNENHKGDTTTGCDSQSSLSVSSPPSSPTHLSHDDLDESGVSPGILTAEESKNVLSAPENESNEIPTIAGNENVATSSAVSSGDDDEWTNENNEQFQEQEEYDEDEDYQEEDEVHEGDDNVDLNQEFEDMHLQEKGLPHMMDNLVLGFDDGVQVGMPNEEFERTSKNEEPTFMGQQADGINLEERASFDDASNDGKGLQTVNDSSQVNLNSSSSLFHEPEKQNQDFLIQPSNAHSSVASESLGNVEASNGMSTHHSTSTSVPIAPHYSSSGQTIISNVAVTPNQADVPIKLQFGLFSGPSLIPSPVPAIQIGSIQMPLHLHPQGLMPLGHQSMSFVQPNIPSGFSFNHNPGGRMQVQTGSEASDSFIKDGIRQHSVGSQPGNARSLPQGSQPSENAENMAGIKQAQIGTPHDGTDSARTAAGFQLDKQVSQNVVRKSSSASSSAKESEGLPLSRDASFHSLSKERDFVESKAHYPPSGGRGKRYVFTVKTSGSRSSGPAPRASRPDAGGYMRRPRRNIQRTEFRVRESADKKQSSSLVLTDQTGLDNKSNINGKGAGISGRAGPRRAFLNKSGKQSVESATENLHGMDSGSRFEKVDGKDSTKAQSFSHSGQSNLKRNLCSEEDVDAPLQSGIIRVFEQPGIEAPSDEDDFIEVRSKRQMLNDRREQREKEIKAKSRVAKVPRKSRSTSQSSMANSSKGPLPVGEVANSIPSDFVPAEGRGMTNIDVSSGFNSSMPSQSLAPIGTPPLKIDAQPDVRSQLNRSLQTSFPVVSGGEKDPGPGVIFESKNKVLDNVQTSLGSWGNAQINQQVMPLTQTQLDEAMKPQQCDSQTPVSNVTAIVNESSLPTSSILTKENAFSSAASPINSLLAGEKIQFGAVTSPTILPPSSRAVSHGIGPPRSSRSDMQISHNLAGSDNDCSLFFDKEKHGDESHGHLEDCEAEAEAAASAVAVAAISSDEIVGNGLGTCSVTVTDGKGFVAADIDRVAAVALAGVGEQQSASQSRSDEPLSVSLPADLSVETPPISLWPPLPSSQNSSGQMISHFPSIPPHFPSGPPSHFPFYEMNPMMGGPVFAFGPHDESASTTQSQTQKTTTSAASRSIGSWQQCHSGVESFYGPPTGFTGPFITPPGGIPGVQGPPHMVVYNHFAPVGQFGQVGLSFMGTTYIPSGKQPDWKHIPTSSAIGPGEGDMNSMNMASSQRNPANMPSPIQHLAPGSPLMPMASPLAMFDVSPFQPSTDMSVQARWPHVPNSPLSSIPLSMPMQQQEGVQTTQFNHGPSVDQPLNIQRFTNSRTSTPSEGDRSFPRAADVNQLPDELGLVDASNPTAAKAEQNVVNKTPSLINIADAGEVSAQNGKGTNSNNQGASYAFKSQPSQQNISTLHYDNSSGHGHYQRGSVSQRNSSGGEWSHRRYQGRNQSMGTTDKSFPSSKVKQIYVAKQTIGGASSTS